One stretch of Serinicoccus hydrothermalis DNA includes these proteins:
- a CDS encoding helix-turn-helix domain-containing protein, whose product MREYQAGRSLRELAKITGRSHGAVRNILERAGLRRRGRGAAPLRDSAEARRR is encoded by the coding sequence ATCCGCGAGTACCAAGCCGGCCGGTCCCTGCGCGAACTTGCCAAGATCACCGGACGCAGCCACGGCGCCGTCCGCAATATCCTGGAGCGCGCCGGCTTACGCAGGCGGGGCCGCGGGGCCGCGCCGTTGAGGGACTCGGCTGAGGCCCGTCGTCGTTAG
- a CDS encoding helix-turn-helix domain-containing protein, whose translation MNLQDLLTPHIEDPVQRLAIAQVEQHSDLLDELICIRKRRMTQGDLADLMGISQGAVARIEAGDRDPRLSTLGRYAHALGVLITYRVRRREDGGHLSVHLKSEIAPYQFGSPKNVSINTFGRREMADAPA comes from the coding sequence ATGAACTTGCAAGACCTTCTGACCCCCCACATCGAAGATCCAGTGCAGCGACTGGCGATTGCCCAGGTCGAGCAGCACTCGGACCTACTTGACGAGTTGATCTGCATCCGCAAGCGGCGCATGACTCAAGGCGACCTCGCGGACCTCATGGGGATCAGTCAGGGCGCGGTGGCCCGCATCGAGGCGGGTGATCGCGACCCAAGGTTGTCGACACTCGGCAGGTACGCCCATGCCCTTGGCGTTCTCATCACCTACCGGGTGAGGCGTCGGGAAGATGGAGGCCACCTGTCGGTGCACCTCAAGTCTGAGATCGCTCCTTACCAGTTCGGCAGCCCGAAGAACGTGTCCATCAACACGTTTGGTCGACGCGAGATGGCGGACGCGCCCGCATGA
- a CDS encoding ATP-binding protein: MRYLTAADLVETLYRGLADNTVGKVIEALLRNDVVLVDEIGFAPLDDTGAQLLFRFVAAAYERRALGIASHHSFEDWGRFLTEHTTAVSMLDRLLHHATTVLTNGQSYRMRQALQRRGGELPTM, encoded by the coding sequence GTGCGGTACCTGACCGCGGCCGACCTCGTCGAGACGCTCTACCGCGGCCTGGCCGACAACACCGTCGGCAAGGTCATCGAGGCCCTGCTGCGCAACGACGTCGTCCTCGTCGACGAGATCGGGTTCGCCCCGTTGGACGACACCGGCGCCCAGCTGCTGTTCCGGTTCGTCGCCGCCGCCTACGAACGCCGAGCGCTCGGCATCGCCTCGCACCACTCCTTCGAGGACTGGGGCCGGTTCCTAACCGAGCACACCACCGCCGTGTCCATGCTCGACCGGCTCCTGCACCACGCCACCACCGTGCTCACCAACGGCCAGTCCTACCGCATGCGCCAAGCCCTTCAACGCCGAGGAGGTGAGCTGCCCACCATGTGA
- a CDS encoding IS3 family transposase, translated as MRDAELAEDIRTAHKANLGVYGARKIHAQLNREGVQVARCTVERLMKTEGPRGIPREKTRKTTIGAGAETERPEDLP; from the coding sequence ATTCGGGACGCCGAGCTGGCCGAGGACATCCGGACCGCCCACAAGGCCAATCTGGGTGTCTACGGCGCCCGCAAGATCCACGCCCAACTCAATCGCGAGGGCGTCCAGGTCGCCCGCTGCACCGTAGAGCGGCTGATGAAGACCGAGGGCCCGCGGGGAATCCCGCGGGAGAAGACCCGAAAGACCACGATCGGTGCGGGGGCTGAGACCGAGCGACCTGAGGACCTACCCTGA
- a CDS encoding histone-like nucleoid-structuring protein Lsr2, producing the protein MGKEGETVTFGWKGNTYEVDLSTDEAAELATLLQPYLMAGRKVSGGTRRTGTSSSASQQDRERTKAIREWAKENGHSVSDRGRISSEVVAAYEAAQKG; encoded by the coding sequence TTGGGCAAAGAGGGCGAGACCGTCACCTTCGGCTGGAAGGGCAACACCTACGAGGTTGATCTATCCACTGATGAGGCGGCGGAGCTTGCCACTCTTCTGCAGCCCTACCTCATGGCAGGGCGGAAGGTGTCTGGTGGAACGCGCAGGACCGGTACGAGCAGCAGCGCGAGTCAGCAGGACCGGGAGCGCACGAAGGCCATCCGGGAGTGGGCGAAGGAGAACGGGCACTCCGTCTCTGACCGCGGACGTATCTCCAGCGAGGTCGTTGCCGCGTACGAGGCTGCGCAGAAGGGCTGA